ACCCCGTGGCCGAGCAGCCAGCCGGCCAGCCCGGCCCGCAGCGCGCCCGACAGGGAGCCGGCGTCCTCGCTGAGCTGCACCAGACCGAGCACCAGCGCCACCGGCAGCCACGACGTCAGCGCCGCCCAGCCGGCCGCCACCGCGGCGGCCACCGGCAGCGGCGCCGACCACGCCCGGCCTCCGCCGGCCGGGGCGCGGGCACCCGGGACGCCGGGCGGGCACGGCCGGCCGGCCGGGCGTCGGCGTCGACACCGGCGGGCCGGCGGGGATGGTCAGGGGTGACGGGTGACATCGGTTCTACTCTGGCACGCCACGTCGGCGGGGGCAGTCCGATAACGCCCCGGCACCACGGCGAGTTCCCTGATCCACCGACTGATCCCCCCGATCCGGTTTAGCCTCGGCCCAGACGCGACCATTCCCGTCGCGGCACCGACCGCTCGGAGGAAGCCGTGAACGCTCCGTATCCGCCGCCGCCACCGCCGCCGGCAGTGGGCCGGGACCGCACCACGCTCTGGGGCGTCCTGGGCATTGTGCTCGGCCTGATCTGCTGCGGCTTCCTCGGGATCGTCTTCGGCTACCTGTCGATCCGGGACGCCAAGCGGTTCGGCAAGTCACCGGTGCTCGGCTGGATCGCCATCGCGCTC
The Micromonospora sp. R77 DNA segment above includes these coding regions:
- a CDS encoding DUF4190 domain-containing protein, encoding MNAPYPPPPPPPAVGRDRTTLWGVLGIVLGLICCGFLGIVFGYLSIRDAKRFGKSPVLGWIAIALGVLNIIGNAIWRATGHGMYWYR